A single Candidatus Polarisedimenticolaceae bacterium DNA region contains:
- a CDS encoding DUF4397 domain-containing protein, giving the protein MKRISTLSALALSIGLVSPVFAGGSDARIRVVHASPDAPNVDVLVNGAVAFADAPFKGVTDYATLPAGAYDVEVVPAGASAPVVIDLTGPNAVNLFYNRDYTAVAVNFLDRIEPLLLEDDNRPVGLPFSRVRFVHASPDAPAVDIKVADGPYLFRNVAFKGVGDYVTVPRGTYDLEVRAAGTETVALRLPGIALAGGTTYTVFAVGLLSGAPALDAVVRVDAVSPARGRAPVARR; this is encoded by the coding sequence ATGAAGCGAATTTCGACCCTTTCCGCCCTCGCGCTGTCGATCGGCTTGGTCTCCCCCGTCTTCGCCGGCGGCAGCGACGCCCGGATCCGCGTCGTGCACGCGTCCCCCGACGCCCCCAACGTCGACGTCCTGGTCAACGGCGCCGTCGCCTTTGCGGACGCGCCGTTCAAGGGCGTGACGGACTACGCGACCCTTCCCGCCGGGGCCTACGACGTGGAGGTCGTCCCCGCGGGGGCGAGCGCCCCGGTGGTGATCGACCTCACCGGTCCCAACGCCGTGAACCTCTTCTACAACCGCGACTACACCGCCGTCGCCGTGAACTTCCTGGACCGGATCGAGCCGCTGCTCCTCGAGGACGACAACCGCCCGGTCGGCCTGCCGTTCTCCCGCGTCCGATTCGTGCACGCCTCCCCCGACGCTCCCGCCGTCGACATCAAGGTCGCCGACGGTCCGTATCTGTTCCGCAACGTCGCGTTCAAGGGGGTGGGCGACTACGTGACCGTGCCGCGCGGGACCTACGACCTCGAGGTGCGCGCGGCCGGAACGGAGACCGTGGCGCTGCGCCTTCCGGGCATCGCGCTCGCCGGCGGGACCACGTACACCGTCTTCGCGGTCGGCCTGCTCTCCGGGGCCCCCGCGCTCGACGCGGTCGTCCGCGTGGATGCCGTCTCGCCCGCCCGCGGGCGGGCGCCGGTCGCCCGCCGCTGA
- a CDS encoding 1-acyl-sn-glycerol-3-phosphate acyltransferase: MDVAYRALRSLARFLLAVFYRRVEVVGLERFPAQGPVVVAANHPNGLVDPMILVARLPRRLVPIAKEPLFRNPLLAPFLRLMGAIPVHRRQDEGADPSRNREMFAAALETLRRERAILIFPEGVSQDEPRLAPLKSGAARLALGAVEASGGSIVVRIVPVGLVAHEPGTFRGGWALAAIGDPIEVGAQPEATARALTDRIASAIEERIVVAADRHTVDLAQVAASVGRRRPDAADDDAAARTAWVRAALTTLDRLEREFPEKAREVREDVEAWARDLERLGLEGASLPRTYRAAAVVRYAILEGGPILLGVPLALLGMALHGLPWLLVRIGVRLARPDSTVEASYKLVGALVVYPPAWLLEGWLAWRSGGGGALLAFAVLLIPAGFFALTWRERLLRVRRDAKGFFTFLVRGDLYARLRERRDALRARLEALGGRL; encoded by the coding sequence GTGGATGTCGCCTACCGCGCGCTGCGGTCGCTCGCCCGGTTCCTGCTCGCGGTCTTCTACCGCCGCGTCGAGGTGGTCGGACTCGAGCGATTCCCCGCGCAGGGACCGGTGGTGGTCGCCGCCAACCACCCCAACGGGCTCGTCGACCCGATGATCCTGGTCGCCCGGCTCCCCAGACGGCTCGTCCCGATCGCCAAGGAGCCGCTGTTCCGAAACCCGCTGCTCGCGCCGTTCCTTCGCCTGATGGGCGCGATCCCCGTGCACCGGCGCCAGGACGAAGGGGCGGATCCTTCGCGCAACCGCGAGATGTTCGCCGCGGCTCTCGAGACCCTGCGCCGGGAACGGGCGATCCTGATCTTCCCCGAGGGGGTGAGCCAGGACGAACCGCGCCTGGCCCCCCTGAAATCCGGGGCGGCGCGGCTCGCGCTGGGCGCGGTGGAAGCCTCGGGCGGTTCAATCGTCGTGCGGATCGTCCCCGTCGGCCTCGTCGCGCACGAGCCGGGGACGTTCCGCGGCGGGTGGGCCCTCGCGGCGATCGGCGATCCGATCGAGGTGGGTGCGCAGCCCGAGGCGACGGCCAGGGCGCTGACCGATCGCATCGCCTCGGCGATCGAGGAACGGATCGTCGTCGCCGCGGATCGCCACACCGTCGACCTCGCGCAGGTCGCGGCGAGCGTCGGCCGGCGCCGCCCCGACGCCGCGGACGACGACGCCGCGGCCCGGACCGCCTGGGTCCGGGCGGCGCTCACCACCCTCGACCGGCTCGAGCGCGAGTTCCCCGAGAAGGCGCGCGAGGTGCGCGAGGACGTCGAGGCCTGGGCGCGGGACCTCGAGCGCCTGGGGCTCGAGGGTGCTTCGCTCCCTCGGACCTATCGCGCCGCCGCCGTCGTCCGCTACGCGATCCTCGAAGGGGGCCCGATCCTCCTGGGCGTTCCGCTCGCGCTGCTCGGGATGGCCCTGCACGGCCTGCCGTGGCTTCTGGTGCGCATCGGCGTGCGGCTCGCGCGACCCGACTCGACCGTCGAAGCGTCGTACAAGCTCGTGGGGGCCCTCGTCGTGTATCCCCCGGCCTGGCTGCTCGAAGGATGGCTCGCCTGGAGGAGCGGCGGAGGCGGCGCGCTGCTGGCGTTCGCCGTCCTCCTGATCCCCGCGGGGTTCTTCGCGCTCACGTGGCGCGAGCGCCTGCTCCGGGTCCGGCGCGACGCGAAGGGATTCTTCACCTTCCTCGTCCGCGGCGACCTGTACGCGCGGCTTCGCGAGCGACGGGACGCGCTGCGCGCGCGACTCGAAGCGCTGGGCGGCCGTTTATAG
- the msrB gene encoding peptide-methionine (R)-S-oxide reductase MsrB: MADKVEKSADEWRKVLTPEQFHVLREKGTERAYTGALWNNHDRGVYRCAGCGQPLFTSETKFESGTGWPSFWEPVDPQVVGTHRDFSWGMFRTEVHCARCGGHLGHVFDDGPKPTGQRYCMNSAALTFEKSE; this comes from the coding sequence ATGGCCGACAAGGTCGAGAAGTCCGCGGACGAGTGGCGCAAGGTCCTGACCCCCGAGCAGTTCCACGTCCTGCGCGAGAAGGGAACCGAGCGCGCCTACACGGGAGCGCTCTGGAACAACCACGACCGGGGGGTGTACCGGTGCGCCGGATGCGGCCAGCCCCTGTTCACCTCCGAGACGAAGTTCGAGTCGGGGACGGGCTGGCCCTCCTTCTGGGAGCCGGTCGACCCGCAGGTCGTCGGGACCCATCGCGACTTCAGCTGGGGGATGTTCCGGACCGAGGTGCACTGCGCCCGGTGCGGGGGGCATCTCGGGCACGTCTTCGACGACGGCCCCAAGCCCACCGGCCAGCGCTACTGCATGAACTCGGCGGCCTTGACTTTCGAGAAGTCGGAGTAG
- a CDS encoding FAD-dependent monooxygenase codes for MSWFKSPCEVLVAGAGPVGQFCALELARRGISVRVLEEQWRTTSRSYALGLHPRTLELLDAHGLAEPLIAQGHRMGSVVLRDAKGEKGRLDFAHVGGKFPFLLVLPQFALEAALEQALEKRGVKVEWNHRLDSVRPEGTKVVAVVHKLGKETMGYAAATTEWVVEKEFEVEPSFIVGADGHRSKVRRATGIGYPEVGPSQLFAVFEFQAEGSPLSEVHIVLEEGRSNVLWSMREGRFRWGFEITDPAAAEDERKKSRLLVGFDDRSYPAIEPEKLGAFIAERAPWFLPRVTEVFWSAAIRFERRLVDRFGEGHVWLVGDAAHLASPIGMNSMNVGLREGRDLAWSIARRLREPAAGDALATYDAQRTREWKRLLGLEGAPAVATGADPWVRANAARIVDCAPSSGTALRSVLAPLGIQPAVEEEWAVPV; via the coding sequence ATGTCCTGGTTCAAGTCCCCCTGCGAAGTGCTCGTCGCCGGCGCCGGGCCGGTGGGTCAGTTCTGCGCCCTCGAGCTCGCCCGGCGCGGAATCTCGGTCCGGGTGCTCGAAGAGCAGTGGCGGACGACCTCCCGCAGCTACGCCCTCGGCCTCCACCCCCGCACGCTCGAGCTCCTCGACGCCCACGGGCTCGCGGAGCCGTTGATCGCGCAGGGGCACCGCATGGGCTCCGTGGTCCTCCGGGACGCGAAGGGGGAAAAGGGGAGGCTCGACTTCGCCCACGTCGGCGGCAAGTTCCCGTTCCTTCTCGTGCTCCCGCAGTTCGCCCTCGAGGCGGCGCTCGAGCAGGCGCTCGAGAAGCGCGGGGTCAAGGTCGAGTGGAACCACAGGCTCGACTCCGTGCGCCCCGAGGGGACGAAGGTCGTCGCGGTCGTGCACAAGCTCGGCAAGGAGACGATGGGGTATGCGGCGGCCACGACGGAGTGGGTCGTCGAGAAGGAGTTCGAGGTCGAGCCGAGTTTCATCGTGGGCGCCGACGGACATCGGTCGAAGGTCCGCCGCGCGACGGGGATCGGATACCCCGAGGTGGGGCCCTCGCAGCTGTTCGCGGTCTTCGAGTTCCAGGCGGAGGGGTCGCCGCTCTCCGAGGTCCACATCGTGCTCGAGGAGGGGCGATCGAACGTCCTGTGGTCGATGCGCGAGGGCCGATTCCGCTGGGGGTTCGAGATCACCGACCCCGCGGCGGCGGAGGACGAGCGCAAGAAGAGCCGGCTGCTCGTCGGGTTCGACGACCGCTCGTACCCCGCGATCGAGCCCGAGAAGCTCGGCGCGTTCATCGCGGAGCGCGCGCCGTGGTTCCTCCCGCGGGTCACCGAGGTCTTCTGGTCGGCCGCGATCCGCTTCGAGCGGCGCCTGGTGGACCGCTTCGGCGAGGGGCACGTGTGGCTCGTCGGCGATGCGGCGCACCTCGCCTCTCCGATCGGGATGAACAGCATGAACGTCGGCCTGCGCGAGGGACGCGACCTCGCGTGGTCGATCGCGCGACGGTTGCGCGAGCCCGCGGCCGGCGACGCGCTCGCCACCTACGACGCGCAGCGGACCAGGGAGTGGAAGCGCCTTCTCGGCCTCGAAGGGGCGCCCGCGGTCGCGACCGGCGCCGACCCGTGGGTGCGCGCGAACGCCGCGCGCATCGTGGACTGCGCGCCTTCCTCGGGAACCGCCCTCCGGTCCGTGCTCGCGCCGCTGGGCATCCAGCCGGCGGTCGAGGAGGAGTGGGCGGTGCCGGTCTAG
- a CDS encoding Re/Si-specific NAD(P)(+) transhydrogenase subunit alpha, protein MAETASSKLKIGIPREVHPGERRVAAVPATVTRLTKLGAELIVESGAGDAASFSDQSYEEAGARVIEDTQALWSEADLILKVRAPELNSSLERHEADLLRPGGRLISFLWPAQNAPLIERLAARKATVMAMDAVPRITRAQKLDALSAMANIAGYKAVLEGANRYGRLLGGQITAAGRIRPATVLIVGAGVAGLAAIGAARALGAIVKAFDTREAVREQIESLGGQFLKFEFDEKGEGEGGYAKQMSDAYLAAEQAFLAKHCKDADIVITTALIPGKPAPQLITAGAVVEMHAGSVIVDLAAEQGGNCAFTERDQIVEKYGVTIVGLTDLTSRMATQASELYATNLYNLLEEMIKEGAWRLDLEDEVQRGMLVLHDGKLMWPPPRPEVRAAAPQPPKPAPPKPSAPAKKEPSPWPSRIGMAGLAGLLALIGLEAPPQVLQHMTVFLLAVVVGWHVIWNVTPALHTPLMSVTNAISGIIVIGGMLLAVGPSLGIPQWLGAIAVLVASINVAGGFLVTQRMLKMFRK, encoded by the coding sequence GTGGCGGAGACCGCCTCCTCGAAGCTGAAGATCGGGATCCCGAGGGAAGTTCATCCGGGCGAGCGCCGCGTGGCCGCGGTGCCCGCGACCGTGACCAGGCTCACGAAGCTCGGCGCCGAGCTGATCGTGGAGAGCGGCGCGGGTGACGCAGCCAGCTTCTCCGATCAGTCGTACGAGGAAGCCGGGGCGCGGGTCATCGAGGATACCCAGGCCCTCTGGTCCGAGGCCGATCTCATCCTCAAGGTCCGCGCCCCCGAGCTGAACTCCTCGCTCGAGCGGCACGAGGCGGACCTGCTGCGACCGGGCGGGCGGCTGATCTCGTTCCTCTGGCCCGCGCAGAACGCCCCGCTCATCGAGCGCCTGGCCGCACGCAAGGCGACGGTGATGGCGATGGACGCGGTGCCGCGCATCACGCGCGCGCAGAAGCTCGACGCCCTCTCCGCGATGGCGAACATCGCGGGGTACAAGGCGGTGCTCGAGGGCGCGAACCGTTACGGCCGCCTGCTCGGGGGGCAGATCACCGCCGCCGGCCGGATCCGCCCGGCGACGGTGCTGATCGTCGGCGCCGGCGTCGCCGGCCTCGCCGCGATCGGTGCCGCCCGCGCCCTCGGCGCGATCGTGAAGGCCTTCGACACGCGCGAGGCGGTCCGCGAGCAGATCGAAAGCCTCGGCGGGCAGTTCCTGAAGTTCGAGTTCGACGAGAAGGGCGAGGGCGAGGGCGGATACGCCAAGCAGATGTCCGACGCCTACCTCGCCGCCGAGCAGGCCTTCCTCGCCAAACACTGCAAGGACGCCGACATCGTCATCACGACCGCCCTCATCCCGGGGAAACCCGCGCCGCAGCTGATCACCGCGGGCGCCGTCGTCGAGATGCACGCGGGCTCGGTGATCGTGGACCTCGCCGCCGAACAGGGCGGGAACTGCGCCTTCACCGAACGCGACCAGATCGTGGAGAAATACGGCGTCACGATCGTCGGGCTGACCGACCTGACCAGCCGCATGGCGACCCAGGCGAGCGAGCTCTACGCGACGAACCTGTACAACCTCCTCGAGGAAATGATCAAGGAAGGCGCGTGGCGCCTCGACCTCGAGGACGAGGTCCAGCGCGGGATGCTCGTCCTGCACGACGGCAAGCTGATGTGGCCGCCCCCCAGGCCGGAGGTGCGCGCCGCGGCGCCGCAGCCGCCCAAACCCGCCCCCCCCAAACCCTCGGCCCCCGCGAAGAAGGAGCCCTCGCCGTGGCCCTCGCGGATCGGGATGGCGGGACTCGCGGGACTGCTGGCGCTCATCGGCCTCGAGGCGCCCCCGCAGGTGCTGCAGCACATGACGGTCTTCCTGCTGGCGGTCGTCGTCGGCTGGCACGTGATCTGGAACGTGACCCCCGCGCTCCACACCCCGCTCATGAGCGTCACGAACGCGATCTCGGGGATCATCGTCATCGGCGGGATGCTCCTCGCGGTCGGACCCTCGCTCGGAATCCCGCAGTGGCTCGGCGCGATCGCGGTCCTCGTCGCCTCGATCAACGTCGCGGGCGGCTTCCTCGTCACCCAGCGCATGCTGAAGATGTTCCGGAAGTAG
- a CDS encoding 4'-phosphopantetheinyl transferase superfamily protein: protein MREEPRVDLWHFRLDVPGEELEMARAILSADEIARSSRFVRPRDRDRFAVARGRLRMVLGAELGVRAGSVAFRYGMRGKPDLAPPLDRSGLRFSLSHSADRALVATTRHRAIGADLEALRDVRSGRDLARRIFAPQEFEVLDRLEGEAWRRAFFRCWTLKEAWLKGRGDGLTFPTRKFTVAIGPGEPARLLHVEGEPDAPSRWSLREARAPEGFLAAVAVEGPVGRLVDRSG, encoded by the coding sequence GTGCGCGAGGAGCCGCGGGTCGATCTCTGGCACTTCCGTCTCGACGTTCCCGGAGAGGAGCTCGAGATGGCGCGCGCGATTCTCTCCGCCGACGAGATCGCCCGATCCTCCCGCTTCGTCCGCCCCCGCGACCGCGACCGTTTCGCCGTAGCCCGGGGGCGACTGCGGATGGTCCTCGGCGCCGAGCTCGGCGTCCGCGCGGGCTCCGTGGCGTTCCGCTACGGCATGCGCGGGAAACCCGATCTCGCCCCGCCGCTCGACCGCTCGGGCCTGCGCTTCAGCCTGTCGCACTCCGCGGACCGGGCCCTGGTCGCGACGACCCGGCACCGCGCGATCGGCGCCGACCTCGAGGCCCTTCGCGACGTGCGTTCCGGGCGGGATCTCGCGAGGCGCATCTTCGCGCCGCAGGAGTTCGAGGTCCTCGACCGGCTCGAGGGGGAGGCGTGGAGGCGCGCGTTCTTCAGGTGCTGGACCCTCAAGGAGGCCTGGCTGAAGGGGCGCGGCGACGGCCTGACCTTCCCCACGCGGAAGTTCACGGTCGCGATCGGGCCGGGCGAGCCCGCCCGCCTGCTGCACGTGGAGGGCGAGCCCGACGCCCCCTCGCGCTGGTCGCTGCGCGAGGCGCGCGCGCCGGAGGGATTCCTCGCGGCCGTCGCGGTCGAAGGCCCGGTGGGACGGCTCGTCGACCGGTCGGGCTAG